The Mucilaginibacter rubeus genomic interval CCCTCCTAAATTATACCTAAAAGGCTATGAACCATGAACAATAGGCCATGGACTAAAAAGCGCAAAGATAACAGAAAATTTTGCCTTATAATTTGAAAAAATAAACGACTTTTGCGCTCGGAAAAAACAGGATAAAATATTTTATAACCGATGTAAAAAAGGAGGGCCTATATATGGAAGAAATGGTTGAGCAAGTAGAATTTTTACTGGAAAAACAAGACGACACCCAATTACAGGAATATTTGAACAACCTCAACATATCGGATGTTGAAGAACTGATTGGCGAACTTCCTGAACATGGCCCCAAATTCATCGAAATCCTGTCGCTTAACCGGGCGATCAATGTGTTCCGCATCCTCGAGTTCCCGGTACAGGAACGTATCATCAAAAAACTTTCGGGCCAAAAGGTTGAAGATCTGATCAACGAGCTTCCACCGGATGACCGTACCGCACTTTTCAGCGAGCTGCACGGCGACGCTGTTCAAAAACTCATCCAGAAACTTTCGCCCGAAAACAGGAAAGAAGCGCTAATCCTTTTGGGTTACGAAGAAGAAAGTGTTGGCCGCCTGATGACGCCCGATTATATTGCCGTAAAACGTACCTGGGATGTAAGCCGCGTACTTTCGCACATCCGCCGTTACGGTAAAAACTCCGAAACCATTGATGTTATTTATGTAATTGATGAGCACGGTGTATTACTTGATGATATCCGGATCCGTGAGATATTATTGGTAAAACCCGAAACCAAGGTAAGCGAACTGATGGACGGTCGTCTGATTTCTCTTAGCGCCAGCGACCCGCAGGAAGAAGCCATCAACGTTTTCAGGATGAATAACCGCACAGCTCTACCCGTTGTTGATAACAATGATGTACTGCTTGGCATCGTGACTGTTGATGATATCCTCTGGATAGCCAACGAAGAATATACAGAAGACATCCAGAAAATAGGTGGTACCGAAGCCCTGGATGAGCCCTATCTTGATAT includes:
- the mgtE gene encoding magnesium transporter, with protein sequence MEEMVEQVEFLLEKQDDTQLQEYLNNLNISDVEELIGELPEHGPKFIEILSLNRAINVFRILEFPVQERIIKKLSGQKVEDLINELPPDDRTALFSELHGDAVQKLIQKLSPENRKEALILLGYEEESVGRLMTPDYIAVKRTWDVSRVLSHIRRYGKNSETIDVIYVIDEHGVLLDDIRIREILLVKPETKVSELMDGRLISLSASDPQEEAINVFRMNNRTALPVVDNNDVLLGIVTVDDILWIANEEYTEDIQKIGGTEALDEPYLDINLFKLVKKRVGWLIILFLGEMLTATAMGYFGDEISKVVVLAYFIPLIISSGGNSGSQASTLIIQAMALGEVTVADWWRVMRREILSGLMLGVCLGLIGFLRIAAWSMFSNIYGPHWMLVGFTVGASLIGIVLWGSLSGSMLPLLLKKLGADPATSSAPFVATLVDVTGLIIYFTIAVLFMRGILL